Part of the Labrenzia sp. PHM005 genome is shown below.
ATTGAGCCTCAGCCTTTGCCGTTCTGAGCAAGGCTTGAGCATGCACTGTCTCTCCGGCTTTATAAACGCCCCGATCCGACCAAGCGAAAACATCGAGCGGCCCTGGTGCCGGACGTCCTTCTACGCCGCGGTCGGACAGATCGAAGGCCGGTTTGCGCAAGTCCAGGAAACCGTAGTCACCCTCGGCTGTTTCTGCGACCAACACACCGGGTGCGCTGCCGCCGTGCCCCCGGGTCAGACCAGCGGCAAACTTTGCAAACCCGTCTTTATCCGTTTCTCCGGTTCCCAAGACCTCATTGTTGACCGCAATCAGCCGGACATTCACCCCGGAAATTGCTTTGGCGCGCGACAACGAGCGGACATTGGCCGAAATCCCGCTAGCGCCGGTCATAGCTGTCAGGCCGAGATCGGACACCAGGAACCACTGTGTTGCCAACGGTCCCCATTGGTTTTTCAAATCCAGTTTGGACCTGGCAGTCATGGCATAGATGCCGGGTTCCATCTGGAGCCCCGTCTCCGACAGTGGAATGGCAGTCGTGATGTCTTGATTGAGCTCATTGCCGGTCTCGATCACACCTGACCAAACCTTTTCGCCGAGATCCTGTTCAATCTTTTCGGCCTGATAGCTGCCCAACTGGCGCAGGAACCTGTTGTCCCGCAAGACGTCCGCCACACCCCTGTCGCCGACCCGATAAATGGTGGCCTCAACTTCGTTTGTGTTGACCGAGACGATTGGAATGGTCGGTTCGCCGCCCGCTGGAAGGACATAGGAGCGGCCGAGGAAATTCACCGATGGACTGCGGTCCCGAACATAGACCGACACCTCTGCGGATTTTTCCAGTTTTTCACCGTCGGCGGCCGGCAGCCCGCTGCGCGCGGTCAACTGATACCGTGCACCGTGACGCACACCTTCGGCGCAGATTTGGGCACCGTCGGCTTCAATGGAGACAGTCCCATCACCACGCACCGACACATAGGGACTGAGATCTTCACCGACCGGTAGTTTCTGCGAAAAGACCAGACAGACCCGCGGCGTAGAACTGTCAGAATCCACCTGATGGTCGACGATCCGGAAGCCATGCTGTGCCATCAGCTTGTCATACCGGCGCCGGACTGGGGCACTTTCTTCCAGGACAAGCGAAGCCCGCAGCGCCTTGATGGCGCCCTTGTAATTGTCGCGCAGAACGAGGCCGCGCCCGAGCAGATCGAGGGCGAGCGCGCGCTCGGGTTTTGTCACCGCACGCAAATAGGCGTTTGCGGTAGCCGAGATCAGGTTTTTGCGTTTCGTCTCCTTTTCCTGCCAATCCTTTGGATCCTGTACGATCAGTGCCGAACTCAACTGGACCCAAGGATCGAACTGCGCAGAATCAAACACGATCAACTGGAGAAAATCAGCTTCGGCCAAGGCGCCATCGCGGTTTGCCAGCGCATTCAATCCGTTACGACGATTTGTTTGCGGATCGAGTCCATTTGGACGCGTGGTGTTCTCGATCCTCTGAACATAGGTCTCTGCCGCTTCAAGTGTTTTCTGGCTGAGGAAGGTCAGCTCGCCCTTCCGCTCGATTGTTGCATCGGCGCGGACCGGCTGAACTTCGACAATTCGGCCAGCCACGGCTCCGGCGAAACTCTGCAATTGACCGGCACCGGATTTCAAAAAACACCAACCGGCGCTGGTGTTGAAGGTAAAGGCCCGGCACTGGTTATCGCCGATACACGCCGCCTTGCACCCCTCCAGGTCCACATCCTTGACGGTTCGATAGTCACTACCAAAGAAATCGGCATCGTCGATGGTGACGATCCGCCGGTCTTGGGCAGGCGCTGAAACAGTTGCCCCCAAAAGCGCCGCACTACTGGCCAGAAAAACGCCAGCTATTAAGCAAGTGAATCTAAAAGCGGATCTATCTGATTGTTTTAAAGACAAAAACTTCGAAAAATGCCACATGGCCAGTCCTCCCGGGCCGAATAACTTTTTCCATCAAGGCACCGGATCATGACGAGGACAAGGCAATTTTATTTTTGGTGGCCAAATGCCGCCCGGCCGGGGGTCAGAGCACCGGGCAAAAACGTGGAAGCGCTTGACCCGTCTCATTTGTCTGCTGGCAAGGCGGGCCGGCCGCAGTGGTGCAGGCACCATAAGGGCGGGCCAACGCAGGCCAGCAGGCTCATGAGACGAGGCCCTTTGGGTGACTTTGGCCAGCCCACCGGCTGCGTTGCATATCTTGCCCGATGCCCCGCATCGCGCTGCGTGCCGCGCCTACCCGGATAGACCGGCCAAAGCCATCAAACGGTTCCACGTTTACGACTGGTGCTCTAGCCCACCCGGGCAATCAATTCATCGATCAACTGGCCAACTTCCTGAGAGGCTTTGCTGGAGGGGGCATTTTCAGTCACCGCAATCCCCTTGCCCATGGCAGAGGCAAAGACAGTCCGGTTGCCAAGGCGCGCGCTCAAAGCATCGTAGCCGGAAGACGCGATCGCTTCGGCCATCTCTCCAGTGAGGGAAGCCCGCGGCGGCACCCGGTTCATGACAAGAAGCGCCGGTGTGCTTTCTCTGGCAGCCAAATCAATCGTCTGAGAGGTCGCCCAAAGGTCCACCGGGGTGGGCTGGATCGGAACAATCACAAAGTCTGCCGCATCAATGGCTGGTTTGGCATCGGTATCGGTCTTTGGCGGTGTATCGACGATCACATACCCATGAGAACGTGCCAGGGAGCGTGCTTCGCGGCGTGCCCCCCAACCGGAAGCAGTACGGAACTCCAAGCCAGTCTGGTCTTCGCCGAGGTTGTCTTCGCGGGCCTCGTACCAAGTCCCAAGAGACCCTTGCGGATCGACGTCGAGAATTGCGACCGGTTCACCAGAACGTTCCGCCAGCGCCACAGCCAGATGAGCGGCGATGGTGGTTTTTCCCGAACCGCCCTTTTGCTGCGCAACTGTAAGTATGCGTCCCGACATCACTACTCTCCTATTTTCTTAGCCGCATATTGCGACGCAACGTTTCGCAATGCAACAAAGAGCCGTGTGTTTGATTGAATTAACGTCCCTCTTACACCTTCCCGGCACCATACCTTCCGTGGGATAGTATCAGCCAAGCAACACGGGGGACCGAGCCTGGAACCTTTACTGACCAGAACGTGGCGTCTTCGCTGGCGCAACCCGGCTTTTTGCAAGAGGGTTCTGCGCCGTCGGCTTGACGGGCACTCCCCCCAAAATGTGGGTGCGCGGTCGGTAGAGTTCAATCTTGCCTGGCTGGAACGATGGAGCGGAAACTTTGATCCCGCCAATGCTTATGCCGATGCAGCATTAAAGTTGATGGACCAAAAAACCGATCCAGAGGGTTGGGTTGAAATGATGACCGTCAAAGCGGTCTGTTCCTACAGTCTGGGAAACCATACCCAGGCTGATGAGACACTCAACGAAGCTTATAACATTTTAGGACCGGCCTCCTACTCCGGTGCAGGCATTGAAGTCTTGTCCATTCTGGCAATTTTGGCGAGATACTCTGAGACATATGACAAAGCATATGAATATTTGGATCAAGCCATGCGGATCGCCGAAGATCCGCGGTTCCATTTTGAACCGGCCCGCATCCTGCAAGTAAAATCTCGCGCGGATCTTGATTCTGGTGATATTTCGGCGGCTCTAACATCGGCCCAAGAGTGCATTATTCAATGCATAGAACACCGTAATCGGCTGGTGCTCCCCTACGCCTATGAAGTTTTTTGCGCAGCCCTTGTGGCAAGCGGCGAATTTGAAGAAGCCCGTTTCAATGCGGAAAAAGGAATAGCAGCGGCTGTCTTTACTGAAGACACCCGCGTTACATGCCAGCTGCATTATGAAATCGGCAAAAGCTACCTGAAAGAACACAAACCAGATCTGGCGATCGCAGCTTTCAATACCGGCCTCTCACAGGCCAGAGCGGTTGACTACCTTCTATGGATCCGGAACTTTCACTTGCAGCTTTCACGGACTTATGAACTCAACGGTGCCTACAAAGAAGCTTTGGATCACCTCAAGATTTATACCGATATGCAAGCCGAGCAGTTTAACCGGGAAGCCCAGAGACAAAGCAATGAATTGCGCAGCCAGCTTGAGCTGCAACTTGCCCGCCGGAGCGCAACCTACGAACGCCAATTACGGGATCAGAGCGAAACCCTGAACAAAGAACTTGTGCATGCCAATTCCGCCCTTCGGGATCTTAACGAACAAATGCAATTCAATTCTTTGCATGACGCGCTAACAGGTGTTGGCAACCGCCGTATGATGCAACGTTTTTTCCGCGAGACAGTCTATTCAGATACACCTGCAACAGCGGTTGGCGCGCTCCTGATCGATCTGGACGGCTTCAAAAAGGTCAATGACGACTTTGGTCATGACATCGGAGATGAGGTGATCGTCGCAATCAGCACCCGATTGCAGAACTTGGTCCGTGAGGGAGAACTCTTGGCCCGGATGGGCGGCGATGAATTTCTGATCGCTTCACTACAACGGACAACGCCGTCAAAGCTTCAAGAGTTGGCCGAAACTGTAATCCGGGATGTCAACAGGCCTATTCGGACCGGGGAGATCGTCGTGTCAGTGGGCGCAAGTATCGGTATTTCCGTTTGTCCAGTCGCGGCAGACCTGGAACGGAAGCTGCTTACAACTGCGGACGCTGCAATGTATCGGGCCAAGCACGCCGGTAGGAACCAAACGTCCATACAACCGGTCTCTGATTTTGCGCCCTAGCTGTCCTCATCGGCCACCATCTGCGTCCTACCGCCCACCAAGCGCGTAGTAAACATTCCAGGACGGACGGCCGGTGACTTCCATTCCATACTTGGCTTCGGCAGCACGAATCCCTTTGCGAGTGGCCGGGCCAACTTTGCCGTCCGGGGCTCCAACATTGAAGCCATTTTTGTTCAAGAGTTTCTGCAGCTCGAGACGCTGGGCCCGCGAAAGGCCAGGATTGTTGGTCGGCCAGGGCGTCATGATCGGGTCACCGTCAGAAACAAGTTCTGACAGGACAGCAATCGCCAGACCGTAGGACGTTGAGGCGTTGTAAGACCGGAGCGCCTTGAAATTGCGGGTCACCAGAAAAGCTGGACCATTTGCCCCCGCCGGCCGGATCAAAGCCGTGTCGGCTTTGCTTTTGAACTTGCTGCCGTCCATGTTCCTCAAGCCGCGCTTGGTCCAGGTCGCCATGGAGGCGTATTTCTTGCGACCGGACGGGCCGGAATACCCCTTTGGCACCTTGACCTCAAAGCCCCAGAGGCGGCTGTTGCGCCAGCCTGCGTTTTTCAAGAAATTCGCAGTGGACGCCAAAGCGTCGGGCACAGAATTGACCAAATCCTTGCGGCCATCCCCGTCAAAATCGACCGCCAAGCTGTTGTAGGTCGACGGCATGAACTGAGTCTGACCGAAGGCCCCGGCCCAAGACCCATAAAAATCGCTCATCGGCACATCACCGCGTGACGCGATCTTTAAGGTTTTGATCAGCTCACCTCGGAAATACTTCTGCCGCCGTTTTCCCGCACAGACCAGGTTGGCCAGCGCATGCGGGGTATAGAAATCGCCGCGGAACTGGCCAAAATCGCTCTCAATGCCCCACACTGCAAGGACGATATGTTTGTCGACCCCATAGCGTTGTTCCACTGCATTCAGTGTGCGGGCGTGTTTCTTGAGATTTGCTTTGCCGTCCTCGATCCGTTCGGCGTCAACCAAAAACGCCATATAGTCCCAGATCTGGGTCTTGTATTCCGGCTGGGACGTCGAAAACCGGATAACTTTTTCGTCGTACTTGGCACCGGACAGCATCTTATCGGCAACCGCCGGCTTAACTCCTGCTGAAATCGCCTGCTTTTTCAAGGACGCAACACAGCTTTCAATGGCTTGCGCCGACGTCGCAAAACCTGAAACAGCCAATCCTGCGGCAATCGCCGTTGATGAAATCGTCTTGTAAAAACTCTGCCGCATAACCCGTCCCGCCAGCTGCTGAATCACCTTGAGCGAACGCTGGCACGTTACCGCGACGGAAATGGGGCAGAAAATGGATGTTGGAAGATATCAAGCGGAAAGCTGAGCCGGCAGCGCACCCCAAGGAGCTGAAACTCAGCACTCGGGAATCATGTGACACGTCTTCCCGCCGCGATATAGTTGTGGCTTTGCGCACCACACCTTCCCGCACCCCTTCTATCAATTTGGAGCCTTTCACCCATGACCTCAGCCATCCGATTGCGGCTGGACACGCTTGAAATTCCGGTCAGCGACCTTCAAACCTCCCGGAATTGGTACCAAACCGTTTTTGGTGTCCGGACCAGCTCGTCCGACGAAAACCACTGTCAGATGGCGGCGGAAGAAAACGACGGTCCCGGCGTCAAATTTTTGCTTGTTCAAACTGAATCTGGGCAATCCCTTGGCTTCAAGAACTCCTCAACGGACGTTGATCACAGTTTCGCAGACATGGAAGTCGATGACCTGGACGGGTTTTATGCCGCGTTGAAAGATAAGGGCATAAAGGTGCCGGACCTCGAAGAACCTAAATATGACTGGGCTCCGAAAGGCTTCGCGCTGCAAGATCCGGATGGCAACCGCTTCGGGATTTTCTCTTTCAGGAAAGATTGAAAACGAACTTGTGCTCTACCGGCCCGGCCTTGAGGTATGCAATCGCATTCGGAGATAAATGCGGACGCTGGAAGAGAGGAAGCTCTAACCGCACCTAAGGCAGTCATCCCCGACGCAGCACAGCGGAGATCGGGGATCCACTCGTTTGCGGAGCCTTTGCGGGAACCCTCACACTCTGCGGCAAGCGGGATTGCGAGTGGATCCCCGCATGAAGCGGGGATGACCGTTTCGGAAGTTTTGGCCGCCGACGTCCCGGCTGAAATCTCTCGGTCTGGATCCAGCTAATTCGAATTGGGATTGCCCAGCCTGCTGAGGCAAACAGCGATGGACCATGGTACCACACACGCGGCCGGTCCCGGCTCTGGGCCGGGACGGCGCAGATGGTTACTTGCCTTCGATCAGCTTGCGGCGGAGCCAGCTGGAGGTCTGGTCCATAATAATGACTACGACGATGGTCATCACGATGATATAGCTGGTGTTTTCCCAGTCGCGGGAGGTCTTCATGGTTTCGACCAGCATCAAGCCGATCCCGCCAGCCCCGAGCGCACCGATGACCGTCGCCGAGCGGGTGTTGGATTCCAGATAGTAGAGCACTTGGGAGACAAAAACTGGCAAGATCTGCGGGATCACACCAAAGCGGTATCGCTGGATCTGGCTGGCACCGGTCGCCCGCACACCTTCCACCTGCTTGTTGTCGATGTTCTCAAGTGCTTCGGAAAACAGCTTGCCGAGCGAGCCGGTATCAGTGAAGGCAATGGCCAAGGCACCGGTGAGCGGCCCAAGACCGAAAGCCCGGATAAAGATCAGCGACCAGATCAGCATGTCGATGCCGCGCAGGAAGTCGAACAGGCGGCGCGTGCCGAAGCGCAGGATCATGGAAGGTGTGAAGTTCCGGGCGGCCAGGAAGGCCAGCGGAAGACCAAAGAACGCAGCTGTCAAAGTGCCGAGAACGGCCATCATGATCGTCTCAAAAAGCGCAACGAAGATCTCGCCATGCTGCCAATCCGGATTCTCAAGGAACTCATTCACGATGAACCAGATGTTGGCGGTGTTCGGGTCCAGCCGGTCGGCGCTCAGAGCCAGGGCCCAGAGCTGGCTGAAGGACATGCCGTAAAGCTCTGAATGAAACGGGAACCAGAAGTTTTCCCAGCCGCCGAAATAATTGTGCACCTCGATCTTTGTCTTGGTGACCTGAACACGGCGATCGAGTGTCGGACGCGCATCCAGTTTCTTGGGGCCAACCTTCAGCCAATCCGGTTGATTGCCTTCGGGCAGCACATAATCAACACCAGAGTTGGTGGCCGTCGCAGTGATGAGACCGTAACCTGGGACCGTAAACTCCATGCGCTTGCCGGTGATTTCGACAAGATATCCTTGGCCGAGATCGACGACAGAGTTCGTCCCGTCGACGCTCACCCACTCGGGAAGGTCTTCTTCGCTGTAAGTCGCCCGGCGTTCGCCCTCAATGGCGACTTCCAGGATGTCCCGGCGCAGCAACTTGGTGACGTGGATTTTATAGGCAACAGAGTCGGTTGCGAGAATGACCGCACGTTCCGGCTGAGC
Proteins encoded:
- the parA gene encoding ParA family partition ATPase, with translation MSGRILTVAQQKGGSGKTTIAAHLAVALAERSGEPVAILDVDPQGSLGTWYEAREDNLGEDQTGLEFRTASGWGARREARSLARSHGYVIVDTPPKTDTDAKPAIDAADFVIVPIQPTPVDLWATSQTIDLAARESTPALLVMNRVPPRASLTGEMAEAIASSGYDALSARLGNRTVFASAMGKGIAVTENAPSSKASQEVGQLIDELIARVG
- a CDS encoding GGDEF domain-containing protein is translated as MDQKTDPEGWVEMMTVKAVCSYSLGNHTQADETLNEAYNILGPASYSGAGIEVLSILAILARYSETYDKAYEYLDQAMRIAEDPRFHFEPARILQVKSRADLDSGDISAALTSAQECIIQCIEHRNRLVLPYAYEVFCAALVASGEFEEARFNAEKGIAAAVFTEDTRVTCQLHYEIGKSYLKEHKPDLAIAAFNTGLSQARAVDYLLWIRNFHLQLSRTYELNGAYKEALDHLKIYTDMQAEQFNREAQRQSNELRSQLELQLARRSATYERQLRDQSETLNKELVHANSALRDLNEQMQFNSLHDALTGVGNRRMMQRFFRETVYSDTPATAVGALLIDLDGFKKVNDDFGHDIGDEVIVAISTRLQNLVREGELLARMGGDEFLIASLQRTTPSKLQELAETVIRDVNRPIRTGEIVVSVGASIGISVCPVAADLERKLLTTADAAMYRAKHAGRNQTSIQPVSDFAP
- a CDS encoding lytic murein transglycosylase; its protein translation is MRQSFYKTISSTAIAAGLAVSGFATSAQAIESCVASLKKQAISAGVKPAVADKMLSGAKYDEKVIRFSTSQPEYKTQIWDYMAFLVDAERIEDGKANLKKHARTLNAVEQRYGVDKHIVLAVWGIESDFGQFRGDFYTPHALANLVCAGKRRQKYFRGELIKTLKIASRGDVPMSDFYGSWAGAFGQTQFMPSTYNSLAVDFDGDGRKDLVNSVPDALASTANFLKNAGWRNSRLWGFEVKVPKGYSGPSGRKKYASMATWTKRGLRNMDGSKFKSKADTALIRPAGANGPAFLVTRNFKALRSYNASTSYGLAIAVLSELVSDGDPIMTPWPTNNPGLSRAQRLELQKLLNKNGFNVGAPDGKVGPATRKGIRAAEAKYGMEVTGRPSWNVYYALGGR
- a CDS encoding VOC family protein, producing MTSAIRLRLDTLEIPVSDLQTSRNWYQTVFGVRTSSSDENHCQMAAEENDGPGVKFLLVQTESGQSLGFKNSSTDVDHSFADMEVDDLDGFYAALKDKGIKVPDLEEPKYDWAPKGFALQDPDGNRFGIFSFRKD
- the phnE gene encoding phosphonate ABC transporter, permease protein PhnE — encoded protein: MSVDTFEPVVTPNEVWQKVKKRAWITIAVPLAIITYLAYTWFAFGVPELLSKAQPERAVILATDSVAYKIHVTKLLRRDILEVAIEGERRATYSEEDLPEWVSVDGTNSVVDLGQGYLVEITGKRMEFTVPGYGLITATATNSGVDYVLPEGNQPDWLKVGPKKLDARPTLDRRVQVTKTKIEVHNYFGGWENFWFPFHSELYGMSFSQLWALALSADRLDPNTANIWFIVNEFLENPDWQHGEIFVALFETIMMAVLGTLTAAFFGLPLAFLAARNFTPSMILRFGTRRLFDFLRGIDMLIWSLIFIRAFGLGPLTGALAIAFTDTGSLGKLFSEALENIDNKQVEGVRATGASQIQRYRFGVIPQILPVFVSQVLYYLESNTRSATVIGALGAGGIGLMLVETMKTSRDWENTSYIIVMTIVVVIIMDQTSSWLRRKLIEGK